AAAACGACGCAGCATCGTGCCTTAAAAGCATTGAAAAAATATATGGTAGATGTAGAAGTAAAGGAGGGATTCGTGCGTGAATAAGTCCAATTGGAATGAAGAACAACTTAAAGAGCTTTTACGTACGATGCCAAAAATAAAGGACAATCGAAATCCCGAATACATCTATGAACATATATCGAAAAAGCGAAATAAGCGAAAAGAAAAAGGAACCTGGTTGGTGCCAGGATTTGCAAGTTTAGTTGCGATTATTCTATTTGTTTTATTCAACGCAAATTTTGTTAAATATGAAGATAAACGTGAAAATGAATTAAGCCTACAATCAAATGCAACCGACGACCACGCTGAAGTAAGCATGAAAACGGAACAGATATCCCCAGAACGAGCTGAACAGACTACTCAGAATGAACCAGCCAATAAAACCAATCTATCTGAGCAAACGACGAAGTCAACAGAACAATTTGAATTGATGACGGCAAGTGAAACACCTAAAACAGCGGTATATTCAGACGATCTTCAAGGCAAAGAGGTCATTACTTATGGGCTATCTGTTAAAAATAAAGATAATATTGTTCCGGTCAGTTTGATCGTCAATAAAGAGCAATCAAAAAGCTGGTTTGATCAGTATCTGGAAAACATGCCGAGAATAACGGAGGAAACGTGGGGGGGAAGTGAGTATTATCCCTTAAATGGAACACTATCGTTTGACCTAGAACAAAAAGCAATTAATCTAGATTTGCCGATTGACCATCAATACGGCGTAACAGAGTCAGAAGGATCCCGACTTTTTAATTCTTTAATAACAGCGTTTCGTGGGCGAAGTGATGTAGACAAAATTACCTTCTCAACGGCACATCATCCAGGTGTCTCTTTTGAGAAAAAAATAGTAAAACAAATTGATCTTACGTCAGAGCGAATAAACCGCAAGCCATATTTTCTCCTCTATCAAGAAAAGAATGCACAACCGCTATTTGTACCAGCGAATGAATCGGCTACAACGATTGATGATGCATTAACAATGATGCAAAATGAGGTCCCAATACAAGGGTTAGCCCCATCTATACCAAAGGAATTACGATTTGAAAAAATTTCTATAGCCAACGGTTATTTAACAGTATATATAAGTAATCGAACTGATGTTCCGCAGTCAGCTGAAATGAATTATGCGATTGAAGCCATATTATTGTCTGCAAAGGAATTTGGATTTTCGACGGTCGAATTCAAACATGCAAAAACTGAAAAGGTTGGATCGTTCCCATTTAATAAGCCGATAGAGGTACCAATCGCAGCAAATAAATATGAAATGGAGTAACTAGAGGTTGGCTTTAGCCAATCTCTTTTTGTATTTTACATGCATAAAAAAACAATTCTCCTCCAAATAATAACAAGGTGTTTAAAAAAGTAAGTTCATTGAACACTAGAGGCAATGGGGAAAAATAGTAAGGAGGATCAGAATGCAAGGGATAAGGAAATTGCTGTGGATAGCCGGAAAACTGATGCTATCGAGCAGCTTGTTTTTATTTGGAGGAAAACATTCAGAGGCAGCGCAAGGTCAAACAATAAGAGGACAAACAGTGAATTGGATTTGGCCATCTAATGGGGTTATTACTGATGTATTTGGGACTAGAAAAGGGGTACATAAAGGCATCGATATTGCAGGAGGAGCAGGTTCACCGATCTTTGCAGTGGATGATGGTGTTGTAAGTAAGTCATATTACTCAGACACATATGGGAATGTTGTGTTTATCAAACATAAAAATCTATTTGAAACCGTGTATGCCCATTTAAAATCTCGTAATGTAACAGAAGGTGCAATGGTTAAACAAGGTGATATGATTGGGAAAATGGGGAATACTGGTGATTCATCAGGGGTCCATTTGCATTTTGAAATCCATCAAAATGAATGGACGTATGACAAACAAAATGCGATTGATCCAATCCTTGCGTTTGGTG
The DNA window shown above is from Bacillus sp. T3 and carries:
- a CDS encoding peptidoglycan DD-metalloendopeptidase family protein, translated to MQGIRKLLWIAGKLMLSSSLFLFGGKHSEAAQGQTIRGQTVNWIWPSNGVITDVFGTRKGVHKGIDIAGGAGSPIFAVDDGVVSKSYYSDTYGNVVFIKHKNLFETVYAHLKSRNVTEGAMVKQGDMIGKMGNTGDSSGVHLHFEIHQNEWTYDKQNAIDPILAFGDVKVGNTVAANVSNALEVSGSTHGEIQVGTNPQAKQPVGLDQSRVHVVQAGDTLSAIAKQYGTTVNALSVTNHLHNDKIVQNQRLSIDSPNNHRYVVQQGDTLTSISHKTKTSIENLKSWNQLTSDIIIPKQVLVVQ